One stretch of Priestia megaterium DNA includes these proteins:
- a CDS encoding ClpXP adapter SpxH family protein — MHQLCQGSNKKPLEIYVFVDPLCPECWALEPILKKLQIEYGQLLSLKHVLGGNLQQLNIGAQQRFEHIAKSWEKTGSRSGMSCDGNLWLENPIDTPYAASIAIKAAGLQGKKQGIRFLRRLQEVVFLEKQNVTEESVLIQCAKHVGLDVNEFVKDLHSDYAAKAFQCDLKITSEMDVDEIPTLVFFNEKVEEEGIKISGYYSYETYVHIIKEMLEIDPDPACLPPLRSFLSYFQFVASKEVAVVYGLSLEEAEKELKKLQLQQVVERVPVKYGTFWRSTEKSC; from the coding sequence TTGCATCAGCTTTGTCAAGGTTCAAATAAAAAACCGCTTGAAATCTATGTATTTGTTGACCCTCTTTGCCCGGAATGCTGGGCACTCGAGCCTATTCTAAAGAAGTTACAAATAGAATATGGTCAGCTGTTATCCCTCAAGCATGTGCTTGGCGGAAACTTGCAGCAATTAAATATTGGAGCACAGCAGAGATTTGAACATATTGCAAAATCGTGGGAGAAGACTGGAAGCCGCTCCGGTATGTCATGTGACGGCAATCTGTGGCTTGAAAACCCAATCGATACTCCTTACGCTGCATCAATTGCAATTAAAGCGGCCGGGCTGCAAGGAAAGAAACAGGGCATTCGCTTTTTGAGAAGACTTCAAGAAGTAGTATTTTTAGAAAAACAAAATGTTACAGAAGAATCTGTCTTAATACAATGTGCAAAACATGTGGGGCTAGATGTTAATGAATTTGTAAAAGATTTGCATTCAGATTACGCTGCGAAGGCCTTTCAATGTGATTTAAAAATCACGTCGGAAATGGATGTCGATGAGATTCCAACTCTTGTGTTCTTTAACGAAAAAGTTGAAGAAGAAGGCATTAAGATATCAGGATATTATTCGTACGAAACATATGTACACATCATTAAAGAGATGTTAGAAATTGACCCAGATCCAGCTTGTCTTCCGCCTCTTCGTTCATTTTTAAGCTATTTTCAATTTGTTGCTTCAAAAGAAGTTGCGGTTGTGTATGGTTTATCATTAGAAGAGGCTGAAAAAGAATTGAAAAAACTTCAGCTTCAGCAAGTTGTTGAGAGAGTTCCTGTCAAATACGGAACCTTTTGGAGAAGTACTGAAAAGAGCTGTTAA